Below is a genomic region from Castanea sativa cultivar Marrone di Chiusa Pesio chromosome 2, ASM4071231v1.
ttttaccatttttttttttttttttatttccatgGCAATTGGCACGTACTACCTGTCTACCTCCAAGGTCGCATTTTTTCCTTGCTGCCGTgaggttttgtttggtttttttttttttgagaagcgcTGCCGTGAGTTTAAGGTCATATATGATGTAAGTGGGCCAATAATCCGTGCTATGTTTGTTAATTGCTTGGTTAGAAATTTGAGGGCCAAAATTCAACTGGGTGTTCAAACTTGTGCATGTCAATCAGCACGCTGGATTCCTATGAACCAAAACTATTAACTTTGTGAATGGTGACCATTTATTCCACTCTAACAGCATGATTTAGCGCCCTCCTTAAAAAGTCCAACAAATTGTTACACTTGCACCATCtattattcttataaaattCACTTAATCTACaaagcaaacaaaaataaaataaaataaaatccacttAATCTAAAGAAATTATGAAAAGCATAAATGCCAACAAGGGATGGGTGGGTGGATTTATCATTCAACTTGGTTGACCATGGACgataagaaaatgagaaaatatctAGTGGTAGGGTAGGGCCAATTTGATATTAATGTGAGAAGTTTGAAAGCAGAGGCGTCTTGACTAGAAAGTCGTCAAAGAGAGATTGTTTATTCATCTTCTGCGCTtgagattatatatattatagatctTTCACGGTTCACAAACAATTTCAGAGTTAATGAGCAAGAAAAACACAAGAAGAAAAGCCTAATGAAAACCAAACCCCAATACATCTCTTCTCTCTTGCTCTTTTTCCTCTCCTACTGTCACCTTCTCCACCACTCAGATGCCCAACCAGAAGCAAACACTACAGGCTTCACCTGCACAACTAGCCAGTACACCTATCCATGCCAAACCTATGCTTTCTACCAAGCCAGAGCCCCAGACTTCCTTGACCTGGCCTCCATAGGTGACCTCTTCTCAGTCAGCCGCCTCAAGATATCAGAACCCAGCAACATATCCTCCCCTTCCTCCGCTCTTGTTGCTGGCCAACCCCTCTTTGTTCCTATTTCATGCTCTTGTAACTCCATTAACACCACCACTAACTTCTCCTATGCCAATCTCTCATATGTAATCAAACCAAATGACACTTTCTACATTGTTTCCACCTTTAAGTTTATGAACCTCACAACCTACTATTCTGTTGAGCTTGTCAACCCCACTCTAGTCCCTACCAACCTTTCTATTGGTGTTACTGTCCTTTTTCCTATCTTTTGCAAGTGTCCTAACACGACCCAGGTGCAAAACAGAGTCAAATATCTGATATCCTATGTGTTCCAACCTTTTGATAACTTATCATCAGTTGCTTCAAGGTTTAATGTTTCACAACAATCTATAATTGATGTTAATGGAAACAACTTTCAGCCTTTCAATACCATATTCATTCCAGTCACCGAGCTTCCAAAACTATCACAGCCTGTTActtctccctctcctcctcctGCTGTACCTCCTCCACCTGTGGAAGTGAATAAGCGTGAAGGGGTTGTCACAGGATTGGCAATTGGGTTGGCAATCACAGGGTTTTTGCTGCTTTTGCTTAGTGGGTTGTGGGTTAATAGAGAGACTGCgttgaagaaaaggaagggcGTGAAGGATGAGGAGGAGAGGCAGAGGAAGCTGTTGGATAAGGAAGGGAAAGGGTTGAAGGGAATGGATGTGAATTTGATGGCAGATGTTTCAGATTGCTTGGACAAGTACAGGGTGTTTAAGATTGAAGAGTTGATAGAAGCCACTGATGGATTCAGTGAGAGTTGCTTGGTTCAAGGGTCTGTGTACAAAGGGTATATTGATGGGGAGGTCTATGCCATCAAGAAGATGAAGTGGAATGCCTATGAGGAGCTCAAGATCTTACAGAAggtaaaaaaaatccttttccACATACATTACAGTCTTTACTGTTTACTAGGTTTTATCTTTTCTACAATTCATTATAGTTATAAATTGTGATCAAAGCAAACACACTATTATGCATCAATAATGGtagattataaaattgttaGACTTTTGATATTAAAGAGGGTAGAATAGATTGCCAATGGGCTATGGCCTTGGTTTTCCACCCCATGTGCGGTGTGCTTTTGTCTAAtcttacactaacaaaaaacgGAAGGGTAGATTAGATCAATAAAGTTGAAGTACAAGTATTCTGTGCTCACTTTCcatcaaaaataattattataataaaattttctcagcTATAAACTCTTGAGATAATATGTTGTAATTGttgtataataaaattaatgttAGATCCGCAACGAAGGTTAATAGTGATttcaataaaagtgatattgcAGAAATAATAATAACCTGCCAGCTCGATAAATCTGGGAAAAAAACTTCATTGTagttaaaagaaacaaagattGAAAcgtttttcttctaaaaaaaaaaattgaaacatttGAACAGATAAACTATTCCACATGTATTtcacaagagagagagacagagagtccAGCAGATAAAAAGAATTAGATAAGGATCCAATGACACGGATCCAGGAGCCCCAATAATATTCTAATTCTCTAGAACCTATAAAACAAAGGTTAGGTGAAATGACCTATCTATATAGAAAAATGCTAAGGTTTTCGTAAGTATTATGTTAAAAGTTATGTCATCATGATCCATTTCTTTAGGGTCTAATCTACTCATCATACCAAAGCTATGAAGTATAAACCATTAGATGCCCATAGAAAGGACATCATTCTATTATTATGTACCATATTGATTGCGGAATAATACATcctattaaaaatgttaatgaaGATATTATAAGAGAGTTTCAAATCTTGAACCATAACCAAAAACCGATGtaagttccataaaaaaaaaaaaaaaaaaattggagtaaGAAATGTCACTATTGTCACTTGTGTCAAAGATATGCAATTCAATAGAATAGATTATTCATTATTACATAAACTTCCAAGGTACAACCGTGCCCTACAAGTTGTAATTCAaccattttttaatttcatttgagTGAAAGCCACATGGCTGACTTGGTTCCTTAGTCAAGAATCTTTCCAATTCTTGTCTTATTATTTAGATTGTTCTTATAAATGCAAATGCATTATGATTTTCATAATAGGTTAGGTaagctccttcttcttctttttctgacTTAGAAATTATAAGAAACACAAATGGACAACAACAAGACTGGTAAAGGCAAATAGATGAAACAGAAGGTCCAGACTTGCTTTCTCGGATGGGCCCAAAACTTTGCAGTGAGGTTTAGCCCCATCTCTTGGCAAGGAACAATTCTTCCTTGACAAGGAATATCACTAGAGCTTGGTCCATTCACCAAGCATAGCCGAAAACCTTGGGATTGGATGCTCAAAGGAGATATAAAGGCTTTCCACACAAAAACTCCTGTAGAAAATTGGCTAGAGTAGTATATAGATTTTGGAAAAAtcccacctaaaaaaaaaaaggtcagggtctgtttgagatctgcttattttgctgaaactgaaaactttttgctgaaagtactgtagataaaagtaaaagttagctaaaatagtttAGCAAGACCTGtcaataataccaaaaagtgcagtgaaacTCTTGagtaatagcaaaaataagctgaatagtaaaataaactagctttttaatttttgccgAACATACGCTTAATGTAGAATGAAAATCTTAAGACACATGAgttctaaaatgaaaaaatgggtcctaaaaatgaaaattagcCCATACTTCAAGAACAATAGTATCTTCTCTCACAGGAGAATAATAGATtctatcatgaatttaatttagggcatttgtcattttctatcttttcttCTCAATTGTTTTTTAAACACATTTTCAAGAGTTGCACGCTAGGGGAAATTGAATAGTTACCCCCTTAAAACGCCAATTATTTGTGGTAGTTAATGttgattgttattttttttaatgtgattttattttggatgaaataaataaataaatatatagatgaaataaataaataaataaattttaattttcaataacaAAACCATGATTTTTTCTTGTGAAGGTAAATCATGGCAATTTGGTGAGGCTAGAGGGCTTCTGCATAGACCCAGAAGATGGAACTTGCTATCTAATCTATGAGTTTGTCGAAAATGGATCTCTTGACTCGTGGCTGCATGGAAACAAGGATGAAAAAATGAACTGGAAAACAAGGTTGCGGATAGCCATTGATGTTGCAAATGGTCTCCAATACATCCATGAGCACACTAGGCCACGGGTTGTACACAAAGACATCAAAAGTAGCAACATTCTCTTAGATATGAACTTTAGAGCCAAGATTGCCAATTTTGGTCTAGCAAAATCCGGATGCAATGCCATAACAATGCACATTGTTGGAACTCAAGGTTATATTGCACCAGAGTATTTAGCTGATGGGGTGGTCTCAACTAAAATGgatgtattttcttttggaGTGGTTTTGCTAGAACTTATTTCTGGTAAGGAGGCCCTTGATGAGGAAGGGAATGTTTTGTGGGCAAAGACTAGTGGAATTTTGGATGGGAATGAGGAAAGGAAGGTGAAGAGAGTGAAGCAATGGATGGATGAGGTTTTGGTTAGGGAGTCTTGCTCCATGGATAGTTTGATGAATGTCATGTCTATTGCCATTGCTTGTTTGCATAGAGACCCAACAAAGAGGCCAAGTATGGTGGATGTTGTTTATGCATTGTGTAAGAGCGATGATTTTGGCTTTGAAATCTCTGATGATGGATTATCAGCTCCACTAGTAGACGCAAGATAATGTAAACTATAGTTGTTTTAGTCAACTACTTGTATTTGAGTATGCTAGCTAGTTGATGTTTTAAGAATAAGATCGATGATGATCCTGTAAATTTAGATGTTTAAGTCATTTTTGACCCTATGAAATCTTgaaatgtattattattatgttattacTTCCTTCACAATAAGAAAAGTGAAAGCCTCATTACAGGAGGATGATGGTGACTGAATGAAGATTGTGTGCCGATTCTTAGTGGCTGCTCTAGCAAAAGATGTAGCTAGCCCTTGTGCAGTCATTGTCACATATggagaaaattaatataaatcctaacatttgaaaaagaaagaattagttttaggattttgttaaggggaaattacactttgtcTACCTGTGGTTTGCTAGAAAAACATTTTACctacttgtaatttaaaaattagcacTTTATCCACCTAAAaaatatgggtaaatttgtatttttgttaccaTTTTATATCTCTTtcctctcaaaacataaaaaacttaaaaatcaagagaaaagaatatctttgtaaaaattaaaaccttttacatcttctttttatgtattaactattagatttttttattttaacacattaaaaattgaaattatattttatcagttttttttagAGACTATTTTATCagtttaatttattctttttgggttcgactcattttctcttttaacgtatttccttttaattttttaaatttatttatggcAAATGGACTTCGATTCATAATTCTTAGTTTTattctttgatttcttggttccgattttgaatttctcattcATTCTGTGGTTTATCTGATTTCAATTTGCTTTCACTCGGTTTTCACTTTTCTCAAAACTTTACGTCATACTCGATTGACTGGATCTAGAAATTctaaaaatctgattttttttcattgactCTGATTAATGGGttgttattgtttgtttgtAAAAGTTTTGAGCATTAGATAGACATTTaacccaaaattttcttttattaattcaCTATAGTGAATAACATTTTCTGGGTTTcttaaaaaagtttcaaaatttgaataaaatattaaaaaaaatttcattagttgTTTGGTGTTTGAGTTTGTGGGGTTCTCTTAGAATGGTCACAGTTTATGTTGGAACGCTCCATAATGTGCTGGACCTCGTGTATATATATGGTGCATATATGCATAGAACAAAGATAATCCTACTAGGAACATTAGAAAATAACAATCTCAATTTATATTAACACTTAATTGACGAGGTTTTCTCTCTAGGCTCCTAAGCAACTCTAGAGGTGAAAAAAGGGGCTTGTTGAAAGACAAGAAGCATTTCTCCAGTCTGGTAGAAATGTAGTCTTAGTAGTACCTCTTCATTTCTGTTGAAGTCTACCCTGCTCGCTCCCAATTTCAGCAGGTAGCCTTACTCCATGGAGGAATTGTCGAAGCATTGTGAGAAGTTACAACTAACGGAGCATGGAGTGGAACAGGTGGATTTAGACGATGAGGAGGTGACTGAGGGATGGGTCCTAGCTGGTACGTTTCTATCAAAACGACGTATTAATCTAGAAGCAGTAGTAAAGGCGCTGAAGCTGATATGGAAAACAACGGAGAACTTCGAGATTCAGGACGCTGGAGACAACACAACTCTCTTCCTATTCCAAAAAGAAGAGGATATAAACTGGGTGCGGTGGGCAAAGCCCATGGTCATTTGATAAATACCTTCTAGTCCTCCACAAACTGGAAAAAGGAGACTCAATCTCCATGTTAAGTTTTGACAGAACCCCTTTTTGGATTCAGGTACATGGCTTGCCTATGAGAATGCAAAAGCAGAGGTGGCAGAAAAGATTGCCGGCCTGATGGGGGTAATAGAGAAGGTGGTTGTAGGACCCAGGGGATTTAGCATGGGTAAATACTTGAGGTTATGCTTAACTATTGATATCTCAAAACCACTGTGTAGAGGAAGAGTAGTTCGCATGAGTGGCACTGAAAAGGGATGGGTGGATTTTCGGTATGAGCACCTCCCCATCTTCTGCTACTAATGTGGCAAACTGGACCATGACAACAGAGACTGCCCGCTCTGGATTGATAGCAAAGAGACACTAGCGTTTGAAGAAAGCCAGTATGGTCCCTGGCTCCGTGTAGACCTGGGAAGGCTCCAAAGTCCAAAGGCCACAGTTGGCGGAAGTCCCTACCCGGAAAAAACAAGGAAGGGGCGCATTAGTGCAACACCCATACCATTAGGACCAATCCGTGGTCGCCAGGGGTGGAGCATATGCGCGACGACAGCGAAATTTTCCCTCTGCCGAAAGCGGCAACCACGGTGTCAGACTTGGTAATGGCGGATGTGACGCGTCAGGAAAAGATGCCAAATGACTTCGAGGAGCAATTAAGGGAGATTGACGGCACCATAAATGCTGATGTTACGCTACAGAAACTAATTGGAATCAAGGAGCTGAAAAAGGAAAACAGAGTTGGTGTTGGATTTTCGAATATTGACCAACCTGAGGTGTTGGGGgctagagggaaaaaaaaaactaagaaggCCCAAATTCAAAGCCTTGTTTTAGCTGCTACCTCGGCTAGCCCATATGGGCTCGCAAAAGAACAAAATGAGGCCTAAAAAGGCCATGTACTGGTGGACCCGAAAGTAAAAGAATGGGATCGGGTTTTAAGAAGCAAGGGATGTGAAGCACCTTAAAAGGCCTACACTCAAGTCCCACTCTTAAGAGATGATAACATAAGGCAGAACATGAGTACTCCCAAGAAACTTCCAGAGAGAAAGAAACTCGCCGAGAGCaggggaaaagaaaacaagCCACCATCAGGGCAGAAAGGAATCTAGGTTCATGAAGTGGAAAAGGGGGTTAATCAAGGTACGTGGAAATGAATATGAAGAGATGGTGAAGAAGCAGCAAGCTACACCGCTGTTGTGCTTGAAATCGGTTCGAAGAGGAAAGGGATGATGCTGTCCAAAGAAGTCTAGAATGAAATAGAGACCAGGAAACAGAGCAAGAAGGAGGAAGAAGTGGCTTTCATGGGTTAACTAATGGCAAGGCACTTGGGATACAGTTCGTGCTCTTGAGAAGGTAATGTCTTCTGAAGATcccagttttatttttttaatggaaacaaAGCTTATCGTTTTGAAAATGGTTGGCATTAAGGATGGTTTGAAGCGAACCCAAGGGATGGTCGTTCTAAGTAAGGGGCGGAGTGGGGGTCTAGCCATCTTGTGGAAAGAAGAGCTGAAGGTGGATGTTCAATCCTACTTAAACAGCCACATTGACGCGATTATTGGTCAAGGGGAAGATGGGCAGCAGTGGCGCTTAATGGGCTTCTATGGAAACCCGGAAACAAGTAAACGGGAGGAATCGTGGCTCTTGCTCAAGTAGCTTTCTACCTTAAATTCCTTACCGTGGGTCTGCCTTGGAGATTTTAATGAGCTGATGAATGGAGGAGAGAAAGAGGGTGGCAATGCTCGCCCAGTGAAGCAAATGGAAATTTTCTGTGAGGTAATCAATTCTTGCAATCTTCGTGATTTGGGTTATACGGGCCAGGATTTTACTTGGAGTAGGCAGTTGGGAAACAGAGGGTGGGTCAGGAAGAGGTTAGACAAGGCGTTAGTTTCAACAGATTGGGCAGCTAGATTTCCTAAAATGCGGCTTCATCATATACCCGACTCCTTTTCTGATCATTGCATCTTGGCTCTCAAGGATGTTCAGAAAAACAATAAGAAACGGCGACGGAAAAAACTCTTCCGTTTTGAAGAAATGTGGCTTAAGGAAGAATCTTGTACAGATGTGGTGGAAGAGGCTTGGACCAGAGGAGCGTGTAAGGATTCAAAATCTCCGCTCTTCACTTGTTTGGTCAAATGTAGAGCTTCCTTGTCTTTTTGGAATGATATTTCCTTTGGGCATGTGGGTAAAAAACTAGCAACTCTGTAGGCTATACTAGAGGTGCTAGAATGCAATAGGGGGACCACAATCACTATGGAAGAAATTGAATACACAAGAAAGGAAACAAACAAGCTACGGGAAGTGGAAGAGGCCATGTGGCGCCAGAGGTTGCGCATCAGCTGGCTGAAGCATGGTGATAAAAACACTTCGTTCTTCCATACAAAAGTATCAAGCAGATTCCAACGTAACACCATTCAAGGTGTGTTGGATGGTGAGGGGTGCTAGCAGAGTGAGGAGGAAGGGATAGGCAGAACCTTTAAGGATTACTATGTGAACCTGTTTACCATTTCCCACCCAAAAATAAGTGAGGAACTTATCTACTCTATTCACAGGAAGGTGTCGGACCTAATGAGCTTCCTCCTTTCCCGGAATTTTCTGGCCTCTGAAGTGGAAACCACCCTGAAACAAATGTATCCCACCTCTACCCCGGGTCCTGACGAAATGCCTCCAATATTCTACCAAAAATTCTGGCCAGCGGTATGCCCCATTGTCACTAACACTgtcttagatttttttaaatttgggcATCGCTCCCCTGAACTTTAATGAGATACGTTGTTCTAATACCCAAAGTAAAAGAACCAAAAAGGGTGACGGACTTCCGCCCGATAAGTCTATGTAACGTTGCCTATAAAATTGCATCTAAGACCATGGCCAACAGGCTAAAGCAAGTCCTTCCTCAACTGGTGTGTGAGAACTAGAGTGCTTTTGTGACTGAAAGGTTCATTATAGACAACGTGCTGGTGGCCTCGGAGACAATGCACCACACCAGCTAGAGAAAGAAGGGGAAGGTGGGTGAGATGGCTTTGAAATTGGATATGAGTAAGGCATACGATAGGGTGGAATGGAGATGTTTGGAGCGGATTATGCAAAAGATGGGGTTTCCGGAGAAATGGGTTGTTCTTGTCATGCAATGCTTGAGTATAGTCACTTATGCCATTAGAATTAATGGGGTCAGGTCATCCCCTCAAGAGGGTTGCATCAAGGGGACCCATTATCTCCTTATTTATTCCTCCTCTGTGCTTAGGGTCTCTCGGCGATGCTCCATCAATCTGTGTCTGAGAAAAGACTAAAGGGGGTTTCAGCTTGTAGAAGGGGCCCAAAAATATTCCACCTCTTCTTCGCAGACGACAGCATAATCTTTGGGAGAGCTACTAAAACAAAGGGGTTGGAAATTCTGAGAATTCTCAAGGTATATGAGTCCTCTTCAGGGCAGCAGCGAAACAACTAGAAACACAAGGGGGGAAATACAGAACAAGATCAAATCAATGTTTGGTGCCCAAGTGATTAAGCAACATGAAACTTACCTCGGTCTTCCTTCCCTTATCGGGAGGTCCAAAACGAATTCCTTTGCTCAATTAAAGACAAAGGTGGCTCACAAACTGACCGGATGGAAAGAAAAGCTTCTTTCGGCTGCTGGTAAAGAAGTGCTCATCAAGGTCGTGGCCCAAGCTGTCTCGGCCTACACTATGAGTTGCTTGAAGCTCCCAGATAACATCTATGATGACCTTAATGAGGCAATTCTGGTGGGGGCAAGGAAAAGACGAGAAGAAACTGGCTTGGGTAAGTTGGGAGAGGATGTGCCAACCAAAGGAAAGCGGAGGGATGGGATTTAGGAACTTGAAAAGTTTTAATAAGG
It encodes:
- the LOC142625605 gene encoding serine/threonine receptor-like kinase NFP; protein product: MKTKPQYISSLLLFFLSYCHLLHHSDAQPEANTTGFTCTTSQYTYPCQTYAFYQARAPDFLDLASIGDLFSVSRLKISEPSNISSPSSALVAGQPLFVPISCSCNSINTTTNFSYANLSYVIKPNDTFYIVSTFKFMNLTTYYSVELVNPTLVPTNLSIGVTVLFPIFCKCPNTTQVQNRVKYLISYVFQPFDNLSSVASRFNVSQQSIIDVNGNNFQPFNTIFIPVTELPKLSQPVTSPSPPPAVPPPPVEVNKREGVVTGLAIGLAITGFLLLLLSGLWVNRETALKKRKGVKDEEERQRKLLDKEGKGLKGMDVNLMADVSDCLDKYRVFKIEELIEATDGFSESCLVQGSVYKGYIDGEVYAIKKMKWNAYEELKILQKVNHGNLVRLEGFCIDPEDGTCYLIYEFVENGSLDSWLHGNKDEKMNWKTRLRIAIDVANGLQYIHEHTRPRVVHKDIKSSNILLDMNFRAKIANFGLAKSGCNAITMHIVGTQGYIAPEYLADGVVSTKMDVFSFGVVLLELISGKEALDEEGNVLWAKTSGILDGNEERKVKRVKQWMDEVLVRESCSMDSLMNVMSIAIACLHRDPTKRPSMVDVVYALCKSDDFGFEISDDGLSAPLVDAR